ATCAGTGGGAGGTATATATTTCTTTATAATTAAATTGATATATGTATTGTTTATGATATTGTATAAACGTATGgataaaatttgtaatattttaggAAAATGATGAACCTTTAGAGCCTGATGAACTACCAGAGCACCTTAGACCTAGTCCAAAAATCGACATATCACAGGTATAAAGTTTAAAATGTTTTGCAATTTTCTAGATATTTCATTTAGCATAAActaatactattttatatagCTTGACATGACGAATCCTGATGATGTATTGAAAATGACAAAGAGAGGTAAAGGTGTTATGATGTTTGTTGACACTAACGAAGACATTTCGCCTGAACAAGCCGATGTAATTATGAAAATTTGGCAAACTAGTCTACAAAATAATCACATTATTGCTGAAAGGTATCTTATCATTCTTTATGGTGTTTTAAAGGTTATTAGAAAATGAAAAGCATCATCTATATGAAATTGTTGATTGCATAGGTATCCAATTGATCCAAAAAGATCTGTATTTCTATTTCGTGAAGGCTCACAAGCTGTAGATGCGAAAAACTTTTTACTTCAACAACCTGAATTGTCTCATGTTAGCCTTGAAGGCCAGATTTATTATAGAGATCCAAAAAAACAGGTAATGGAATatgttaataaataaaacaaatgCTTGCCATTTTATATGTAACGAATTAATTATTTGTTACAGAATGCACATAAAAACCAAACTCAAAATAAAATGGATAAAAAAGAGACAAAAGTCGAATTGTAATTTTCTACAATGTATGATTTATAGTTTTTAAGAGTATAAGAAATttcatttgtatatttttataaatgtatATACATTCACATATAAGCAAATATGTATGAAACCATTTTTGATACGATTTTTTCTGTTTATATGAATGTGTAagataaattatttatattttttgtaaTTCTACTTATTAATTGTTATAGAAATAGGAATatgtacttgaattcaagtgattTCAGGCAACTTGATCATTGTGAATGTGTGATTTTCCTTGTCTTAAAGTATACATTGATGTGTACAGtcacacttgaattcaagtaacttgacttgtgtgaaTACAAATTTGATATCAAGCTACTTAAACACAAGTGGCTTGATTTCACGTAACttaactaatctgaacgagTCCTTCAAGTAACTTAATTTATGTAAACATAAACTTGATATCAAGCCACTTGATGAATGCAAGTCGTCAATTATTATATTATGaatttgttgtatttctaaAAATACAGGAGAAAATTGTTACATAACTTATGAAAGAATTCTTCAATACTGTTCCACGTCATATGCACTGTTAACACGAATCCTTGATAACAATTTTCCAAAACTGAGTTCTCAATTTTTTGCACTTTGAATTATGcatctgttatatgtatatcggAAACTGTCACCATTATCAAAATTATTTTACACTAAACATTAATCACTGTTTTTGTATGTACACGACCAGCTCGAACATCAGTGATGTCTTTACCACTTACTCAATGAGAAAGACTCTGTCATTATTGTGCGCTTTCCTTCGAATCACTATATTGACAATACATGGTACTATTATTGGAAATCACATTTGTATCTATAAGTCGAAAATTGTTCGTCctaattttttcattatcttaTATCTATATTTCTCGACGTATGCAATTACGTACATATTCACATTCAGCGAAGAGCATCAAATGAAATTatctataagtacagcagcaatCTAAGCGCAGAGAAAATTATGCAATATTAGTGTAATAAACTCAAGTTCTCGTAGAAAAAATGAATGTAAAACGATTACAAAACGAAACATACGAACCGTTCATTACTCTGCGAAGATAGTAGTAGGACTACCCAAGAAAGCTTGCAGCTTACATTGCAATTTACATGAGCAATTATTGTTTGTCAATAGTAGGGTGCAATTCATATTTCAAAGAAAGTTCTTATCCTACGATTGCAGTTTGTTTTCAAAACTTCATTTGTGGGAAGGCAGAAAGCAATGAAAGTGAGACCCTCATTTACGTTTGGCTCTTACGCACAGTAACTACTGCCTTTGAATAAAATTGTGGAATTTTATTTGTGTAACATTTTAGAGATTTTCGGTTGTGTAAATCATTGTATTTTACAAATGTTTCACAAAAGTGTATAGTGTttagttattatttttatagaatcAGTTTCTATATTACGATGAAATCTTATCAATTTCGGATCGCGAAATCAAGCAAGATCTTTATATTTTTAGGGTACTTGTCCCTATTTTTGTGTCTTCGGATTAATTCTAATAattcatataaataaaactcctctttataaatgattttaattcTAAAGCAGAGAAACAGGTAGGGGAACAGAAATAGGGACAAGTACCCTATTTGAAttagtaaaaattatttaaattagtaTGATTTATATGCTGtttaaattattatgtattttgtatgttGTACCACAACATTAATCTATTTCATAGATATTGCAAGAGTATTTTTCCACGCATGTTATAGGACCACGTTGAAATTAAAGACGTGTTTTTGTGGAGCGAACGTATTTTGTCAGTATCTGGAGGATGGCCTTTGCAACGCCTAGACACGAGAATCTTCCTGTTTCTACTCAGTACAATCATATTCATGACGACAATGTATTTGGATCTGATGAAATGCATGGGCGATTTCGAAATGATGGTGGAAAATATCCTGGAAATGGGAGTATTAACATCGACTTTTTTCGATATAATTTTGATTCGACGAAGTGAACAGTTAAAAATTATGATCCTTGAGATGAGGAAGGACATCACGAAGAAATTCTCTTTCAGAGATAGGGAAGAGGAACGCTTATATTTCAATTATAATAAATTGTCTTATCTTTTGGGAAAATGTATGATCGCGTTCCCATTTGGTAATAGTATCATAATGTACCTGCGTCCTCTTTTACACTTGCTTGCTCATCGCAAAGGTATTTAGGTTTACTCTATTGTACTGATTACCAAAAAAAGAAATTACATTTTTGTCAAATGAAGTATAGATTTTTTAAAGCTCTTATATTCGAAACTTCAACACGTTCGCTGCCTATCTGAAATAATATATCATACCAAAACTGCCAATCATGCAACATACCGTTAACTCAACACAGCTGTCTCACGCGATATCGCGTGAGCGGCAATTTACCACGGAAGCTTCGTCACGCGCCACCGCGTGATCGGCAGCGAACGTGTAAATACAATTTGTGGAAAAGATAGATATTCGTGATTTTGAGGCAACTGAATGAAACAGGGAtgaaagaatatttttaatggAATATTTCTAAACATATATGTTAGTAAATGTAAGAAAAGCATTCTTTTCCAAGAATGTGTAATTTGAATGTGAATCATTTGGTCTATTTTAACAGACAAGGAAAATGATACGTCTCTGTACACCCTGCCATTTCGAGGACACTTTGTCTTCGACTATACTAAGGACGTTCGACTTTACAGTTTTCTGTATTTCTGCCAGGTTTGCTTACTATACGTAGTACTGTATCATTTAGTGCAATTTACCATCATGACTGGTCTCGTGTTACACGTTTGCGGAAAACTGTCGATTCTGACATATCGTATTAGAAATATTCGAATGGAATCCAGTCAAAGATTCATCGACGACGTTAAAGAGGTGGTGACCATGCATTTCAACTTGTCCAAGTAATTTATCCTTTCATGCcaaatattatttatatcaattaaatattattatatcaAATGTTGTTTATACGTACAAATGTTATGTGATGAGCTTTACAGATTATCGCAAAATATAAACAACACGTTTCAATCGATCCTTCTATTAGAACTTTTGAGCCGCGGCGTTAGATTGGGCCTTGCATTGTATGTAGTCTTGATCGTAAGTACCTATAGGAAACAAtaccaaaaaattcaaaaattcgaaaacTTTTAAATTGGGTATTTAATTCTATGTGAATTAAAAGTAGTTCAGTATGAGGTACAGAGCGAGGGTGACTGAAACGATTATTGTAATTTCCAGAAAATACGGACAGATTCAGTGGCTACAATTAATTTTCTTATATACGGTTTTACTCAAATGATTTGGTTGTACATATACTGCTACATAGGTGAACAACTAATTTACGAGGTTCGTAAATACATGCCCTTATATATAATTAATGTGAAacttcaatatttcaatattcaatatttttctttttggaaATCCATCTTTGAAGCGGTCTTCACATGCTACGAAATGTGTATCCAATTTCGTCACTTAATTTTTAATCGTTTTGTACATACAACCTAAACGAGATAATATTCTTTAGTCCAATAGACTGGATGAAGCATTTTACAGTACAGCCTGGATCAAAATGAACAGTTGTAACAGAAAAACATTAATAATATGCATGATAAACGGACAGAAAACGATGTTTCTTAGTGCTGGGAATGTCTACGTTTTTTCACTCTTTGGTTTTGCTGGTGTGAGTACAGCGATTTATTTCATTAAATTGCTTATAGATAAATCGAATCAGTATTACAGTAGATTTTGAGGTAGTTAcacattctttttttaaatagatcATGAAAACTTCAATGTCGTGCCTCTCTGTGCTACAAGCCAACATGTAAGAACTGCCATTCGGTAATACGAGTAGAGAAAGTTAAACGAATTTGCAATTATTATGTAAATGACGTATTGTTATCTTATTCGTTGATATGTACTGTATAATAATTACTTCTCATTAACGATcagttttcttcttttctgtcTTGGAGCAAGGAATTCTGTAGAATAATCCATTAATCAACGAAAGTTGCTGTTAAAGTAATTGAAAAATCACTTGTACAATtaaaatgtacaattaataCAAATAATTTTCTTCAAAGAACACATATTCACTTGCTAAAGTCAAAGTAGAGTCAAGAACCTGGAACTCAGAGATGTCAACGACTTGCTCAACACAGTGACGATCTACGTAATCTTCCTCAAAGAAAAAATTTACCTCAGCGACTCGAGTAATCGTTACTAATTTTGTTACTTATACCGCACGTTTAGAAATTCGAGACGTAGATGTATTAACTACATTAAAGCCGTCCCGAGAGTTGCAAAAAACATGATTTAAGTTCTCCAAGAAAAATTACTCCCCGCGACTTCTTTTTTAATCATACTCGTGGCGCGCTGAGGGACTGCACATAGAACCCATTACGACAAATAATTGATAAACATGGCGGAGAATAAACGCCGAAGAAATAAAGTAACGCGCGTAATTGTAGCAAATCGAAGTTTTCATGTAGGAGGCTGACGTAAAATAATTACAATGAAGGGACACAAAAGTGAGCCTTGCTCTTTTCTTCGCATCGACGTCGACGATAGGGGCTAAACTTCGACCTTCATTTGCGCGACGACTTTCATATGAAATGATTGCATATCGATTGTGTCCTGGGGATTGAGTTTGAACGAAGCTGTCTTGGTATAATTTGCAGTTTATTCTCTAAAGTCGATTAGTCGAAAAGTGGACGCGATGGTAGCGAGACGAGTATTTCTTCACATTTGGTTGCTGCACGCAAAACGTTTCTATGCATCGAAGATCGGATtattgaagcttaaaataaaattgacaaCTTCTTACTTTCTTCAAAATATTACCTATAGACATTTTGCATGTTGCAACCAGATGATAGGTACTCTACCTTCTTCACAACGTTGGAAAAGTTTACTGTGCACATTGTATATTATAGGACAATATTGTGATAAGAGATACATTGCTATTCAACGAACGCATTTTTTCATTGATTGGACTGTGGCCTAttcagcatggaaatattcgatTCACGATATGGATGACATATCTTGGTCTGCACATAATTACGCAATATTGGGATTTGGGAGATTGGATGGGTCATATGGAAATGGTTGTTCTGAATATAATGGAGACAGCGTTGACAACAGCGATTTATATGGGCCTAATTTTGGTTCGATGCAGCAAACATTTTAAAGACATGGTAATCAACATGAGGAGAGAAGTCATCGAGAAACCATTTTACAAAAACGTCGAGGAGAAGCGTTTGTACTCTATATATAACAATGTGGCCTACTTGTTTAACAAATACGCTGCAGCAATGGCAATGTCGACAGTCTACATGATGTACTTTCGTCCTTTGATACCTTTGCTTCTCAGTATTCGAGGTAATCGGTTTGTTGTACTTAAaatttttcctttttgtttCTTACAGTGTAGGATGATTCATAAATTCATGTCCATAAAATAAGCAAAAAATGTTACATGATGTTTGTACACGCATTTATGAATCACTCTGTATAATTAGCAATTTAAGGCCTAACAAGGTACCTTTCTACAGGCAACGAGACAGCTGCCTATGAGCTTCCGTTTCGGAATCATATTATCGTAGACTACTCGAACAATGTAGGAATCTTCGTTTTTCTATATTTGTATCAGTTTCCTTTTACATATGTAGCAGTGTATCATGTAGGGCAAGTTTCTTTCGTTGGTAACTTTGTGCTGCACCTTTGCGGAAAGTTATCGATTCTGTCTTATCGTATTCGGAATATTCAAACTACATCGAGTCAGACTTTTAGAAACGGCGTTAAGCAGATAGTGGTCATGCACTTGGAACTAGTGAAGTAAGTATGCATTAGTTTGTTAGTCAGTAATTAGCTTTAAACTGGAGGGATTTTTACTATGCTAGTTTTGTACGGAGACTTCGACAGCAAGTGTCAGAAACTTCGAGGGGTGATTCTGTATAACAttctaaaataagatgaaaatcaagagTGACAAAAATACGTTTGAGGTTTGGTATCAGAGTTATTAGATATTGAGAAAACACCTAAGATtcgtgtgaaatatgtctgacttgggacttaatcTACTTGGttcgctgtgtctgatttgggacatgttttactgattttgctgtgtctgacttggggcatattccactgacttcgctgtgtttgATCTAGCTCTGGCTAGTGTACCttgctagtagaataagtcccaagtcagacacatttcacatatATTTCAGTTCAGATATTTTGTCAAGAATtattaactctgaaacgaagcctacAAATGCATTTttgattcttgattttcgttttatttattcatattcCACTTCTATAAGGATTTTCATAAACATCTGCAGTTTAATAATCATACCTACACCCCTGTGTGGAAAAAGGAGATAACACCTCCTTTGCTTTCTATCCCTGTAAGCAGGCAAATGTTTCAACACACTTGTACAGATATAGTTGCTACGATAAAAAAAGAACAATGCTTTTGGTTTCCAACTTTTTACTGTTGAATCTGATAACTAATTCTGCATGAATGGGGAATAATTTGCCTATCTGCACATAATTTGTAACATTAGTGCTTATGAATTATGCAAATATATGCGGCTTGATTTTTAAAAAGACTGATATACCTTGTAGATTGTCAGAGCGAATAAACGACAGCTATCACTTAATTCTTCTGATAGAACTCGCGAGTTGTTGCATTCGACTAGGTCTCGCTATGTACATTTTGTTACTTGTAAGTAGACGTATGCTTCCTTTCCTTCTGTCCCTAGCAAGCGTACGTAATTAAATGTTTATACTACTTCCAGACATTAGACACAGATACAGTGGCTGCATTTAATATGATTCTGTACTGCGTCGTGCAACTTGTCTGGTTATACCTTTACTGCTACTTGGGCGAACAATTGGTTTACGAGGTGTGTTTTGTGTCTTTCTTAAGAATTGCTACTATTAGCGATTAACAAGGTGATAATACTTAGTCCAACGAAGTGGGTGATGCATTTTATGATGTAAACTGGCCGACAGTAAAAAGCAATGACAGAAAAGCGTTATTAATTTGCATGATAAATGGACAAAAAACGATGTATATCGCTGCGGGAAGATTTTATGTTCTCTCGCTTTTTGGCTTTTCCAGTGTGAGTAATTCGATTTATTTTGATTACTTACCGCATAAATCATTTTACTTTAAGAATCTTTggagaatgaaaataaaaaacgtcgctagaaatttaatataataatatcttTTACCAGTAATATTATAGTTCTCGATAATTCTAATTTCTTTAAATAGATCGTGAAAACTTCAATGGCATGTCTCTCCATGTTGCGAGCAAACATATAAAAACGAAAATATGTATCGTGTAGGATAATAGTATGAAATATAAAATcgatttataatatattatacacatatattgtttattttatttaattttccgTAATGGATTGCAATATTATTTAATAGTGCATTTTATtggaattcaattttcaatacaaaaaCTGCTTACTATCTTTTTTATAGTAGACAATAATTAGTTATGCACAAGTTTCACTTTGGAAAGCACCATACTTTCTTTGTGTAAGTCAATGTAGCAAATTTAGCAAAGCTTTTAATTTGTTTTCGAATAGTAAAATATAAATCAtgggtataaaaagaatttatttaaatagtgtATACGTTTAATGTCACTAGCACTGGACTATCATCAAGACGATGGTGATGCGTTATTTCTATAAAACCACTAAAAAAAATAacacatattgtattttctttctGTTACATATATTATTATACTGTGATTTTATCTTTATCAGTTTTTACTTACATTCTTCGCTACTTCGGTTAGAGTGTTTGCCATTGCAGCACCAGTTTGTTGCACCATTTTGTAAAAATATCCCCTCTTCTGTAGTAAAACGAACGGATGATCGAATTCCtaatataacagcagtaacaaTATTTGTGACATATCAAGTGAAACTTCTGGATACGATAAAAGATTTCATTACAAAGAATAAAGGTCACAGATATTTTGGAGTACTTACTACTAGATGACCTTGGTCCATCACAAGTATTTTATCACTATCCATTATAGTATTTAATCTATGAGCTATAGTGAAGACAGTGCAATCCATGAACTTCTTCCTGACTGTCTTTTGTATCAAGGAATCAGTCTGTGGATCAACATTAGCTGTGGCTTCATCGAGGACCATGATTTTATTATTCCTAACGAGTGCTCGAACAAGGCATAATAATTGACGTTGACCGACACTGAAGTTCGACCCTTCTTCAGCCACTTTACTATTTAAGCCAGCAGCCATGTCAGAAACCATGTCTTTCAATTCAACTTCTTGCAAAGCTTCCCATAGAGCACTGTCGGAATATTCGTCGAATGGGTCCAAGTTTCGTCGAAGGCTGCCCCCAAACAGTATTGGCTCTTGAGGTATAATACTGATCTTCGAACGGAAATCGTGTAACGCGATTTTATCCGTAGCGACATCGTCTATAATAATATCTCCTTCTACGTATGCTAATCGGAAGAGTGCGCTAATCAGAGAAGTCTTGCCAGCACCAGTTCTCCCAACGACACCAATTTTCTCTTTGGGCATTACCACAAAGTCGATCCCCTTCAGAATATAAGCACCTTTGGGTCCATACTTTAATTTCACGTTTCTGAACTCTACGAGACCCTTGGAAGGCCACCCTTCAGGAGGCTTTTTTTCTGGATCACTGTCCAAGAAAGGCTCTTCTTCTAGATTGCTATATTCCAGAACTCTCTCCACCGAGGTGATCTGATTTTCCAATTCAGCTGTTTGTCTCATGCCCCACTGCAAGATTCCAACCACCCCTGTAATCTGAGTGATTACTAAACCGATGTCTCCGGCAACAGCGAGATCCTCGAATACCAGAAACGTAACTGTGATCAAGCCTATGTAAATAAGACAGAACGATTCGATATAGAGACCGAAGGCGCGTGAAATGGAGATGAATATGAACCATGTTGAAGTGTGGAGGTCTTGGTGATTATCGAAATCTGATGCTACTATTTTTTCTGCCTTAAAGGCTCTGATTGTCGTCAGACCTTGCAAAGTAGCTCCAACGTGGTCAAACACTGGCGAACGAGCTGGAAAATGTCGTTATTAGTTAAAGTAGTTGAGGCAATccgaaaaaaatcaattttgattgAAAAAAGAGTTACTAAATTGAAGACCACAGAGCAAAAATAAATCTTGACAAGTTCCAAGATGAGTGTACAGGGAAATTGACAAGTCCAACAAGTGAAACAGGAGAATCATTTGACAAGTAAAAGAGAAACtcagttatttaaataatgaagAACGTCCTGTTTCAAGCTTTAAAATTTAGGAAATCTGAGTTACCAAGTTCTTCTGTGGTCTTCAAatgtaatattataattaagaaTTACTTACTGACACCCTCCATACGCTTTACAGCACGACTAGTTGAAATGTAAACTACTCGCATATAATAAAAAAGGAGCATAATGACACATGTCGGTATTAACAACCACGCGCTCACAGTACCAATGATTATCACAGTTCCCATGAAGTTCAGGAACATTATTATAACATCGAACATGGTTAACGGCATCTTTTTGTCAATAATACCAATATCTTTGGAGAACCTTTAAACAAAATAGAGCcattaatataaattaaatgAATAGCCACCTCCGTCCAGCTCAACTCGAATCTCTACAGGGTGTATCAGAAAATGTGGGACACTTTTAGAAGGCAGATTCTAGATACGAAGACAAtaaaaaaagttcatgtgcacatattagctttttatagttataagCTATTTTATATCGCATACATCTAGTTTTTACATCTAGAACTTATTCTCCAAAAGCGTTCCACGTTTTTCTTACTTTGTATAGGTAGTGGGACATTTACTTTAGAATCTACCCTGCAAAAATGTCCTACATTTTTTGATACACCTTATATACAAATCTGTCTCTGTACCTGTTTAATATTCGACCAGCAGGATTGGTATTGTAAAAGTACATTACTGCGCGCACGATACTACGGAACATCTGGGCATGTAAGTTCTTCGAAGCCCTCATACAAACCGCGTAGTAGATGAACGTTTGGAATACATAGGCACAGACGACGCCCAAAGTCAAGCCACTATAAAGATAAATAATTCCATGACGAGACAGCGGACCATGCCATTGAAAATCCATCGTACCATTCTCGTTCCTAACCCACGACGCCACCTCGGTGTTCACCCAGAACGCGAGCAAATAATCAGTACCAGTCGCCATCGACTGGCTCGCGACAAACAAGATGAACATCATCACTAACAACGCAACGTTTTTGCTCGCTTTCCAGTAAGCAAGGAACACTTTAATAGAGATCTTCCCGAATGTCCTCGTTTCAGCCACTTCGACAGGCTCTTCAGTTGACGCAATTTCCTCGACTCTCCTGGAGTTCTCCACCGAATGCCTATTGTTCTTTCCATCTTCAGATTTCTTGCTCTGTCTGTTTTCATCGAGATCCTCGAAGATCTTCAAGAAGTCTAGATGCATGTGCTGAAGCTCTTCGAAGCTGCCCCTAGCTTGGATGCTCCCGTTGTTCATCACGATGATCTGATCAGCGGATTGTAAGTACTGGACCTGATGGGTGACTAGGATTCGAGTTTTTTCTTTGAGGAAGCCATATATGCATTCGTCGACGATGCGACTCCCGACGTGTGAGTCTACTGCTGATAGAGGATCGTCTAGCAGGTAAATATCAGCTTCTGCGTAGACGGCACGAGCCAGATTGATTCTAGCTCGTTGACCACCGCTCAGATTGATTCCCCTTTCGCCAACCATAGTCTTATCGTGATGAGGCATGGAATCTATGTCGCGTTGCAGTTGGCAGACTCGAAGCACCTCGTCGTAGCGAGCCTTGTTCATGGGCTGGCCGAAGAGGATGTTTTGCTTGATCGAGGAGGCGAAAATCCACGGTTTCTGATCAGCGAAACTGATCTTTCCATGGGTTTCCAAGACTCCGTCCTCCAGGGAAAGTTCGCGAAGCATTGCTTGTAATAAGCTGCTCTTTCCCGCGCCTATTTGGCCGATGATCGCTATGAAGCTACCGGTTTGTACTGTTAAGTTTATATTTCGTAGAGTGTAATCCCTGGATATGTCCCATTTGGCActgacattttttaaataaacaggCAGCGCTTCTGTCGCTACTCGCCTTTGAGTAGTTTTTGGTTCTGGAAGCTCGGGGTACATCATGAATTCCTCTAGGCGTTTGATAGAGACGGATGCTTCTGCCAGTGTGTGAATGCCTAGGTAAATAATGCAATATTGTAGTGACTCGAGAATATGTAAGAATATGTAAACGTATTTATTTTGATTTGAATTCAGCAACTCACTCAAAGCAAAGCCAATAGTCATAGAACTACGTAAAAGAGTAAAAAATGCTGTGGTCATGAACACTTTCTCGGCGTTGATTGTATTCCCAGTTAAAACGTATGTTAATACAGTGATAAAAATACCAACACGAGGAACATAAATGTCGAAAGTTAACCCAAACTGTTCGACTATcgagaattttttaattacgtCTACTTCTTTCCTAAAAAGAGGAATTGTTAGTAATTTGGATTGTCAGCGCCTGTATTACTAAATTGCTATGATGTATGATGAGTTTCTCTTACCGCCTTGCTTTTTCAACGAGAAGCGAATATGGGATCTCCCAAACATACATTTTGATTATTTCCACTCCAGCGATGATCTGATTCATCAATCTTAATCTATTATCTGTCTTCTGCGCCGAGACGAGAGTTAAACCTGATACCTTTCGTCCTAAGAATACTAAAGAATAACacagaaatataataaaaaagtgTTTTGTTCAACAATTTTGGGccgaaaaattgtggatcttTGAACTATTGTaactttgtaaaaaaaaaatcgTCATTTAAAAGggaaaagcctctactttcgCACTCATGCATTGAATTTTCTCGGAGACCCTTCTGGATTCAGCTGCGGGGGGAGAAAGGAGTGGTTGTTTTCCTTCCTCTAAAAATTTTCTAAACTCGAACGATCCGAAGGAGCATAACATTTTTTTTTCAAAGATCGACCATCTTTTGGTCCAAAACGATTATATATTGTTTTGTTTGAAACTTGTTAATTATTGTCTTTCTAATGC
The sequence above is a segment of the Calliopsis andreniformis isolate RMS-2024a chromosome 3, iyCalAndr_principal, whole genome shotgun sequence genome. Coding sequences within it:
- the LOC143188843 gene encoding LDLR chaperone boca-like isoform X1 produces the protein MKKEVIIYGMFLLFYIEASNNVKSEKRKSWKDKDIRDMTDADLEHLLDQWEENDEPLEPDELPEHLRPSPKIDISQLDMTNPDDVLKMTKRGKGVMMFVDTNEDISPEQADVIMKIWQTSLQNNHIIAERYPIDPKRSVFLFREGSQAVDAKNFLLQQPELSHVSLEGQIYYRDPKKQNAHKNQTQNKMDKKETKVEL
- the LOC143188843 gene encoding LDLR chaperone boca-like isoform X2; this translates as MKKEVIIYGMFLLFYIEASNNVKSEKRKSWKDKDIRDMTDADLEHLLDQWEENDEPLEPDELPEHLRPSPKIDISQLDMTNPDDVLKMTKRGKGVMMFVDTNEDISPEQADVIMKIWQTSLQNNHIIAERYPIDPKRSVFLFREGSQAVDAKNFLLQQPELSHVSLEGQIYYRDPKKTECT
- the LOC143177341 gene encoding uncharacterized protein LOC143177341, encoding MTYLGLHIITQYWDLGDWMGHMEMVVLNIMETALTTAIYMGLILVRCSKHFKDMVINMRREVIEKPFYKNVEEKRLYSIYNNVAYLFNKYAAAMAMSTVYMMYFRPLIPLLLSIRGNETAAYELPFRNHIIVDYSNNVGIFVFLYLYQFPFTYVAVYHVGQVSFVGNFVLHLCGKLSILSYRIRNIQTTSSQTFRNGVKQIVVMHLELSNEVGDAFYDVNWPTVKSNDRKALLICMINGQKTMYIAAGRFYVLSLFGFSSIVKTSMACLSMLRANI
- the LOC143177049 gene encoding uncharacterized protein LOC143177049; protein product: MNYANICGLIFKKTDIPCRLSERINDSYHLILLIELASCCIRLGLAMYILLLTLDTDTVAAFNMILYCVVQLVWLYLYCYLGEQLVYEVCFVSFLRIATISD